From one Candoia aspera isolate rCanAsp1 chromosome 17, rCanAsp1.hap2, whole genome shotgun sequence genomic stretch:
- the LOC134506647 gene encoding ras-related protein Rab-11A-like has protein sequence MRGKDDEYDYLFKIVLIGDSGVGKSNLLSRFTRNEFNLESKSTIGVEFATRSIQVENKTVKAQIWDTAGQERYRAITSAYYRGAVGALLVYDIAKYLTYENAERWLKELQDHADANIVIMLVGNKSDLRHLRAVPTDEAKSFAEKNGLSFIETSALDSTNVETAFHNILTEIYRIVSQRQLAGGQPEAEFSHSTTIEPIKVLPTHQEGRQAPCCQNI, from the exons TTGTCCTCATTGGGGACTCAGGCGTGGGGAAGAGCAACCTGCTGTCGCGCTTCACCCGGAACGAATTCAACCTGGAGAGCAAAAGTACCATCGGGGTGGAGTTTGCGACGCGCAGCATCCAGGTGGAGAACAAGACGGTGAAGGCGCAGATCTGGGATACAGCTGGCCAGGAGCGCTACCGGGCCATCACTTCCGC ctaCTACCGGGGAGCGGTCGGCGCCCTTCTCGTTTATGACATCGCCAAGTACCTGACCTATGAGAACGCGGAGCGCTGGCTGAAGGAGCTGCAGGACCACGCTGATGCCAACATTGTCATCATGCTCGTGGGCAACAAGAGTGATCTGCGCCACCTGCGGGCCGTGCCCACTGACGAGGCCAAGAGCTTTGCAG AAAAGAACGGCTTGTCTTTCATAGAGACGTCCGCTCTGGATTCCACCAACGTGGAGACGGCCTTTCACAATATCCTGACAG AAATCTACCGGATTGTATCCCAGCGGCAACTTGCTGGAGGGCAGCCCGAGGCAGAGTTCAGCCACAGCACCACCATCGAGCCCATCAAAGTCCTGCCCACCCACCAGGAAGGGAGACAAGCCCCTTGCTGCCAGAACATCTAA